A single window of Gossypium arboreum isolate Shixiya-1 chromosome 13, ASM2569848v2, whole genome shotgun sequence DNA harbors:
- the LOC108463699 gene encoding UPF0481 protein At3g47200-like isoform X1, with amino-acid sequence MWSISPEMTPWHSITEIEHGHSSSQELEQMRSSLPLHCPSPYIEEGDVKHGISSSQEIGRSSPEMTPSHFDIEKGCAEFEHGLSSFQERMTSDNSDLPTTVKERMTSDNSDSATTLTVVFEVKIEVESFKIFKVPRRLREVNKKAYEPNVISVGPYHYGNPYLARMEDFKKCQFEKFVEKSHLGLNQFREAMKHLKGKTRKCYERPLPRVLEDDANFVDMMVYDGCFVVRLILKGYLDDFSELGRHIYDEMLQDLLFLENQLPFFVLLKLYSMINPNPGPRGHFNVLATSALEFFGKNSFSLPINTTSTRHLLHLVHSTFQPSEIREKVVKEVPCCVPKNTSIKRLLRLVRTTFHPSETQAEVEKEEEKLQSSRNSMPSATELEDAGIHLLSVPNPEMQNQEKWKECMFGITFDNGTKELKIPTLQVDDFTERLFRNYMAYEQFFPWDLPTYFVDYVVFIDGLINTSKDVELLRKSGIIDNLLGNDEAVTQMFNKLCDFISYNDKGFYYKDIASQMNEHCKRKRNIWKAKLKKDYFNTPWSPISFLAALILLLLTVLQTIFSLLSYYHQRQ; translated from the exons ATTGGAAGAAGCTCGCCTGAGATGACTCCTTCGCATTTTGATATTGAGAAAGGGTGTGCTGAATTTGAGCATGGGCTTTCCTCCTTCCAAGAG AGAATGACTTCAGACAATAGTGACTTGCCTACAACTGTAAAAGAG AGAATGACTTCAGACAATAGCGACTCGGCTACAACACTAACAGTTGTATTTGAAGTTAAAATAGAAGTG gaaagttttaaaattttcaaagtaccTCGTCGTTTACGTGAAGTAAATAAAAAAGCCTACGAACCAAATGTGATTTCAGTTGGCCCCTATCACTACGGTAACCCATATTTGGCAAGGATGGAAGATTTCAAAAAGTGCCAGTTTGAGAAGTTTGTTGAGAAATCCCACCTTGGTCTCAACCAATTTCGAGAGGCAATGAAACACTTGAAAGGAAAAACTCGCAAATGCTATGAACGACCTCTTCCTCGTGTCCTTGAAGATGATGCAAATTTTGTAGACATGATGGTGTACGATGGTTGCTTTGTTGTACGTCTAATCCTGAAGGGTTATCTAGATGATTTTAGTGAACTGGGACGACATATTTATGATGAGATGCTCCAGGATTTATTATTTCTAGAAAACCAGCTTCCTTTCTTTGTCCTTTTGAAGTTGTATAGCATGATAAACCCAAATCCTGGACCTAGAGGACATTTTAATGTCTTGGCTACATCTGCTCTTGAATTTTTCGGCAAAAATTCCTTCTCCTTACCCATAAATACTACTAGTACCAGGCATCTTCTACACTTGGTACATTCTACTTTCCAACCTTCAGAAATCCGAGAAAAAGTAGTAAAAGAAGTGCCATGCTGCGTTCCAAAAAATACTAGTATCAAGCGCCTTCTACGCTTGGTACGTACTACTTTCCACCCTTCAGAGACCCAAGCAGAAgtagaaaaagaagaagagaaactcCAAAGCTCACGGAACTCGATGCCTAGCGCAACAGAGCTGGAAGATGCAGGAATCCATTTATTAAGTGTCCCTAATCCAGAAATGCAAAACCAGGAGAAATGGAAAGAGTGCATGTTTGGTATAACGTTTGACAATGGCACCAAAGAACTCAAGATTCCAACCTTACAAGTCGACGATTTCACAGAGCGTTTGTTTCGAAATTATATGGCCTACGAACAATTCTTCCCATGGGATTTGCCAACTTACTTTGTTGATTATGTGGTATTCATAGATGGTCTCATCAACACAAGCAAGGATGTGGAGCTACTCCGTAAAAGTGGAATTATTGATAATTTGCTAGGAAACGATGAAGCAGTTACCCAAATGTTTAACAAATTGTGTGACTTCATTTCATACAACGACAAAGGCTTTTACTATAAGGACATAGCTAGTCAAATGAACGAGCATTGCAAGAGAAAACGGAACATATGGAAGGCAAAATTGAAGAAAGATTATTTTAACACTCCCTGGTCACCCATATCATTTCTTGCTGCACTTATCTTGCTCCTGCTTACTGTACTACAAACTATATTTTCGCTTCTTTCTTATTATCACCAGAGGCAGTAA
- the LOC108463699 gene encoding UPF0481 protein At3g47200-like isoform X5, with protein MTPSHFDIEKGCAEFEHGLSSFQERMTSDNSDSATTLTVVFEVKIEVESFKIFKVPRRLREVNKKAYEPNVISVGPYHYGNPYLARMEDFKKCQFEKFVEKSHLGLNQFREAMKHLKGKTRKCYERPLPRVLEDDANFVDMMVYDGCFVVRLILKGYLDDFSELGRHIYDEMLQDLLFLENQLPFFVLLKLYSMINPNPGPRGHFNVLATSALEFFGKNSFSLPINTTSTRHLLHLVHSTFQPSEIREKVVKEVPCCVPKNTSIKRLLRLVRTTFHPSETQAEVEKEEEKLQSSRNSMPSATELEDAGIHLLSVPNPEMQNQEKWKECMFGITFDNGTKELKIPTLQVDDFTERLFRNYMAYEQFFPWDLPTYFVDYVVFIDGLINTSKDVELLRKSGIIDNLLGNDEAVTQMFNKLCDFISYNDKGFYYKDIASQMNEHCKRKRNIWKAKLKKDYFNTPWSPISFLAALILLLLTVLQTIFSLLSYYHQRQ; from the exons ATGACTCCTTCGCATTTTGATATTGAGAAAGGGTGTGCTGAATTTGAGCATGGGCTTTCCTCCTTCCAAGAG AGAATGACTTCAGACAATAGCGACTCGGCTACAACACTAACAGTTGTATTTGAAGTTAAAATAGAAGTG gaaagttttaaaattttcaaagtaccTCGTCGTTTACGTGAAGTAAATAAAAAAGCCTACGAACCAAATGTGATTTCAGTTGGCCCCTATCACTACGGTAACCCATATTTGGCAAGGATGGAAGATTTCAAAAAGTGCCAGTTTGAGAAGTTTGTTGAGAAATCCCACCTTGGTCTCAACCAATTTCGAGAGGCAATGAAACACTTGAAAGGAAAAACTCGCAAATGCTATGAACGACCTCTTCCTCGTGTCCTTGAAGATGATGCAAATTTTGTAGACATGATGGTGTACGATGGTTGCTTTGTTGTACGTCTAATCCTGAAGGGTTATCTAGATGATTTTAGTGAACTGGGACGACATATTTATGATGAGATGCTCCAGGATTTATTATTTCTAGAAAACCAGCTTCCTTTCTTTGTCCTTTTGAAGTTGTATAGCATGATAAACCCAAATCCTGGACCTAGAGGACATTTTAATGTCTTGGCTACATCTGCTCTTGAATTTTTCGGCAAAAATTCCTTCTCCTTACCCATAAATACTACTAGTACCAGGCATCTTCTACACTTGGTACATTCTACTTTCCAACCTTCAGAAATCCGAGAAAAAGTAGTAAAAGAAGTGCCATGCTGCGTTCCAAAAAATACTAGTATCAAGCGCCTTCTACGCTTGGTACGTACTACTTTCCACCCTTCAGAGACCCAAGCAGAAgtagaaaaagaagaagagaaactcCAAAGCTCACGGAACTCGATGCCTAGCGCAACAGAGCTGGAAGATGCAGGAATCCATTTATTAAGTGTCCCTAATCCAGAAATGCAAAACCAGGAGAAATGGAAAGAGTGCATGTTTGGTATAACGTTTGACAATGGCACCAAAGAACTCAAGATTCCAACCTTACAAGTCGACGATTTCACAGAGCGTTTGTTTCGAAATTATATGGCCTACGAACAATTCTTCCCATGGGATTTGCCAACTTACTTTGTTGATTATGTGGTATTCATAGATGGTCTCATCAACACAAGCAAGGATGTGGAGCTACTCCGTAAAAGTGGAATTATTGATAATTTGCTAGGAAACGATGAAGCAGTTACCCAAATGTTTAACAAATTGTGTGACTTCATTTCATACAACGACAAAGGCTTTTACTATAAGGACATAGCTAGTCAAATGAACGAGCATTGCAAGAGAAAACGGAACATATGGAAGGCAAAATTGAAGAAAGATTATTTTAACACTCCCTGGTCACCCATATCATTTCTTGCTGCACTTATCTTGCTCCTGCTTACTGTACTACAAACTATATTTTCGCTTCTTTCTTATTATCACCAGAGGCAGTAA
- the LOC108463699 gene encoding UPF0481 protein At3g47200-like isoform X4, protein MTPSHFDIEKGCAEFEHGLSSFQERMTSDNSDLPTTVKERMTSDNSDSATTLTVVFEVKIEVESFKIFKVPRRLREVNKKAYEPNVISVGPYHYGNPYLARMEDFKKCQFEKFVEKSHLGLNQFREAMKHLKGKTRKCYERPLPRVLEDDANFVDMMVYDGCFVVRLILKGYLDDFSELGRHIYDEMLQDLLFLENQLPFFVLLKLYSMINPNPGPRGHFNVLATSALEFFGKNSFSLPINTTSTRHLLHLVHSTFQPSEIREKVVKEVPCCVPKNTSIKRLLRLVRTTFHPSETQAEVEKEEEKLQSSRNSMPSATELEDAGIHLLSVPNPEMQNQEKWKECMFGITFDNGTKELKIPTLQVDDFTERLFRNYMAYEQFFPWDLPTYFVDYVVFIDGLINTSKDVELLRKSGIIDNLLGNDEAVTQMFNKLCDFISYNDKGFYYKDIASQMNEHCKRKRNIWKAKLKKDYFNTPWSPISFLAALILLLLTVLQTIFSLLSYYHQRQ, encoded by the exons ATGACTCCTTCGCATTTTGATATTGAGAAAGGGTGTGCTGAATTTGAGCATGGGCTTTCCTCCTTCCAAGAG AGAATGACTTCAGACAATAGTGACTTGCCTACAACTGTAAAAGAG AGAATGACTTCAGACAATAGCGACTCGGCTACAACACTAACAGTTGTATTTGAAGTTAAAATAGAAGTG gaaagttttaaaattttcaaagtaccTCGTCGTTTACGTGAAGTAAATAAAAAAGCCTACGAACCAAATGTGATTTCAGTTGGCCCCTATCACTACGGTAACCCATATTTGGCAAGGATGGAAGATTTCAAAAAGTGCCAGTTTGAGAAGTTTGTTGAGAAATCCCACCTTGGTCTCAACCAATTTCGAGAGGCAATGAAACACTTGAAAGGAAAAACTCGCAAATGCTATGAACGACCTCTTCCTCGTGTCCTTGAAGATGATGCAAATTTTGTAGACATGATGGTGTACGATGGTTGCTTTGTTGTACGTCTAATCCTGAAGGGTTATCTAGATGATTTTAGTGAACTGGGACGACATATTTATGATGAGATGCTCCAGGATTTATTATTTCTAGAAAACCAGCTTCCTTTCTTTGTCCTTTTGAAGTTGTATAGCATGATAAACCCAAATCCTGGACCTAGAGGACATTTTAATGTCTTGGCTACATCTGCTCTTGAATTTTTCGGCAAAAATTCCTTCTCCTTACCCATAAATACTACTAGTACCAGGCATCTTCTACACTTGGTACATTCTACTTTCCAACCTTCAGAAATCCGAGAAAAAGTAGTAAAAGAAGTGCCATGCTGCGTTCCAAAAAATACTAGTATCAAGCGCCTTCTACGCTTGGTACGTACTACTTTCCACCCTTCAGAGACCCAAGCAGAAgtagaaaaagaagaagagaaactcCAAAGCTCACGGAACTCGATGCCTAGCGCAACAGAGCTGGAAGATGCAGGAATCCATTTATTAAGTGTCCCTAATCCAGAAATGCAAAACCAGGAGAAATGGAAAGAGTGCATGTTTGGTATAACGTTTGACAATGGCACCAAAGAACTCAAGATTCCAACCTTACAAGTCGACGATTTCACAGAGCGTTTGTTTCGAAATTATATGGCCTACGAACAATTCTTCCCATGGGATTTGCCAACTTACTTTGTTGATTATGTGGTATTCATAGATGGTCTCATCAACACAAGCAAGGATGTGGAGCTACTCCGTAAAAGTGGAATTATTGATAATTTGCTAGGAAACGATGAAGCAGTTACCCAAATGTTTAACAAATTGTGTGACTTCATTTCATACAACGACAAAGGCTTTTACTATAAGGACATAGCTAGTCAAATGAACGAGCATTGCAAGAGAAAACGGAACATATGGAAGGCAAAATTGAAGAAAGATTATTTTAACACTCCCTGGTCACCCATATCATTTCTTGCTGCACTTATCTTGCTCCTGCTTACTGTACTACAAACTATATTTTCGCTTCTTTCTTATTATCACCAGAGGCAGTAA
- the LOC108463699 gene encoding UPF0481 protein At3g47200-like isoform X6: protein MTPSHFDIEKGCAEFEHGLSSFQEESFKIFKVPRRLREVNKKAYEPNVISVGPYHYGNPYLARMEDFKKCQFEKFVEKSHLGLNQFREAMKHLKGKTRKCYERPLPRVLEDDANFVDMMVYDGCFVVRLILKGYLDDFSELGRHIYDEMLQDLLFLENQLPFFVLLKLYSMINPNPGPRGHFNVLATSALEFFGKNSFSLPINTTSTRHLLHLVHSTFQPSEIREKVVKEVPCCVPKNTSIKRLLRLVRTTFHPSETQAEVEKEEEKLQSSRNSMPSATELEDAGIHLLSVPNPEMQNQEKWKECMFGITFDNGTKELKIPTLQVDDFTERLFRNYMAYEQFFPWDLPTYFVDYVVFIDGLINTSKDVELLRKSGIIDNLLGNDEAVTQMFNKLCDFISYNDKGFYYKDIASQMNEHCKRKRNIWKAKLKKDYFNTPWSPISFLAALILLLLTVLQTIFSLLSYYHQRQ from the exons ATGACTCCTTCGCATTTTGATATTGAGAAAGGGTGTGCTGAATTTGAGCATGGGCTTTCCTCCTTCCAAGAG gaaagttttaaaattttcaaagtaccTCGTCGTTTACGTGAAGTAAATAAAAAAGCCTACGAACCAAATGTGATTTCAGTTGGCCCCTATCACTACGGTAACCCATATTTGGCAAGGATGGAAGATTTCAAAAAGTGCCAGTTTGAGAAGTTTGTTGAGAAATCCCACCTTGGTCTCAACCAATTTCGAGAGGCAATGAAACACTTGAAAGGAAAAACTCGCAAATGCTATGAACGACCTCTTCCTCGTGTCCTTGAAGATGATGCAAATTTTGTAGACATGATGGTGTACGATGGTTGCTTTGTTGTACGTCTAATCCTGAAGGGTTATCTAGATGATTTTAGTGAACTGGGACGACATATTTATGATGAGATGCTCCAGGATTTATTATTTCTAGAAAACCAGCTTCCTTTCTTTGTCCTTTTGAAGTTGTATAGCATGATAAACCCAAATCCTGGACCTAGAGGACATTTTAATGTCTTGGCTACATCTGCTCTTGAATTTTTCGGCAAAAATTCCTTCTCCTTACCCATAAATACTACTAGTACCAGGCATCTTCTACACTTGGTACATTCTACTTTCCAACCTTCAGAAATCCGAGAAAAAGTAGTAAAAGAAGTGCCATGCTGCGTTCCAAAAAATACTAGTATCAAGCGCCTTCTACGCTTGGTACGTACTACTTTCCACCCTTCAGAGACCCAAGCAGAAgtagaaaaagaagaagagaaactcCAAAGCTCACGGAACTCGATGCCTAGCGCAACAGAGCTGGAAGATGCAGGAATCCATTTATTAAGTGTCCCTAATCCAGAAATGCAAAACCAGGAGAAATGGAAAGAGTGCATGTTTGGTATAACGTTTGACAATGGCACCAAAGAACTCAAGATTCCAACCTTACAAGTCGACGATTTCACAGAGCGTTTGTTTCGAAATTATATGGCCTACGAACAATTCTTCCCATGGGATTTGCCAACTTACTTTGTTGATTATGTGGTATTCATAGATGGTCTCATCAACACAAGCAAGGATGTGGAGCTACTCCGTAAAAGTGGAATTATTGATAATTTGCTAGGAAACGATGAAGCAGTTACCCAAATGTTTAACAAATTGTGTGACTTCATTTCATACAACGACAAAGGCTTTTACTATAAGGACATAGCTAGTCAAATGAACGAGCATTGCAAGAGAAAACGGAACATATGGAAGGCAAAATTGAAGAAAGATTATTTTAACACTCCCTGGTCACCCATATCATTTCTTGCTGCACTTATCTTGCTCCTGCTTACTGTACTACAAACTATATTTTCGCTTCTTTCTTATTATCACCAGAGGCAGTAA